One genomic window of Undibacterium cyanobacteriorum includes the following:
- a CDS encoding NADAR family protein, protein MHPIHFYETNKPYGCFSNFARFPILVDGTEWPTSEHYFQASKFTSEKDREEVRAASTPYKAAQIGRERNRSFRSDWDQVRDQFMRIALAAKFGEHPKLMQLLISTGNCVLIEHTSNDSYWADGGDGSGRNRLGELLMELRASVQPTPCPFFVPPWIKYPDIEPSDMHWRMGAGEDYLTNCSKWYSSLPKDVRDEYNTYFRAPPEWSQSWHSI, encoded by the coding sequence ATGCATCCCATCCACTTCTACGAAACAAACAAGCCATATGGTTGTTTCTCGAACTTTGCTCGATTTCCAATCCTAGTTGATGGGACGGAATGGCCCACAAGCGAGCACTACTTCCAAGCTTCAAAGTTCACCTCCGAGAAGGATCGCGAAGAGGTCCGAGCGGCTTCTACGCCATATAAGGCGGCCCAAATTGGCCGAGAGAGAAATAGATCGTTTCGATCCGATTGGGATCAGGTCAGAGACCAATTCATGAGAATTGCTCTCGCCGCAAAATTCGGTGAACATCCAAAATTAATGCAACTTTTGATTTCAACGGGCAATTGCGTCTTAATTGAGCACACTTCAAACGATTCGTACTGGGCTGATGGTGGCGATGGATCAGGTAGAAATCGGCTCGGAGAATTGCTCATGGAGTTGCGCGCTTCCGTTCAACCTACCCCGTGCCCATTTTTCGTGCCTCCGTGGATCAAATACCCCGATATTGAACCTTCAGATATGCATTGGAGAATGGGTGCTGGAGAAGACTACCTTACCAATTGTTCGAAATGGTACAGCTCCCTTCCGAAGGATGTGCGAGATGAATACAACACATATTTTCGTGCTCCTCCCGAATGGTCACAGTCGTGGCACTCAATCTAA
- the rpmG gene encoding 50S ribosomal protein L33: protein MAKSGRDKIKLESTAGTGHFYTTSKNKRTMPEKMEIMKFDPKARKHVIYKETKIK from the coding sequence ATGGCTAAATCTGGTCGCGACAAAATCAAACTAGAATCGACTGCTGGCACGGGTCACTTCTACACGACATCGAAAAACAAACGTACGATGCCTGAAAAAATGGAAATCATGAAGTTCGATCCAAAGGCACGTAAGCACGTTATCTACAAAGAAACAAAAATCAAGTAA
- the radC gene encoding RadC family protein, producing MGINDWPEDQRPRERLIRQGAVALSDAELLAVFLRVGVKGRSAVDLGREMLQEFGSLRALFGASLSDFSQIHGLGSAKFAQLQAVLELAKRSISEELQSQSSLSSPQAVKQFLQLQLGHKAYECFSVLFLDVKNRLIHAQELFRGSLSHASVYPREVVKLALAHNAASLILAHNHPSGSTEPSQADLSLTQTLKSALNLVDIRVLDHFIVANSHIYSFAEHGQI from the coding sequence ATGGGTATCAATGATTGGCCTGAAGATCAACGTCCCCGCGAACGCCTGATACGGCAAGGCGCGGTTGCTTTATCCGACGCCGAATTGTTAGCGGTTTTCTTGCGCGTGGGGGTCAAAGGCAGAAGTGCAGTCGACCTTGGGCGCGAGATGCTGCAAGAATTCGGCTCGCTGCGCGCCCTTTTCGGTGCCAGCCTCAGCGATTTCTCGCAAATCCACGGCCTCGGCAGCGCCAAGTTCGCTCAACTGCAAGCCGTGCTCGAACTCGCCAAACGTTCGATCTCAGAAGAGTTACAAAGCCAATCCTCACTCTCGTCACCACAGGCGGTTAAACAATTTTTGCAGCTGCAACTCGGACACAAAGCCTACGAATGCTTTAGTGTGCTCTTCCTTGATGTGAAAAACCGTCTGATTCACGCCCAGGAATTATTTCGTGGCAGCCTGAGCCATGCCAGTGTCTACCCACGCGAAGTGGTCAAACTGGCGCTGGCCCACAATGCCGCCAGCCTGATCTTGGCGCACAACCACCCTTCCGGTTCAACCGAGCCCAGCCAAGCCGATTTAAGCCTGACGCAAACCCTCAAATCTGCCCTGAATTTGGTCGATATTCGGGTTCTAGACCATTTTATCGTTGCCAATAGCCACATTTATTCCTTCGCCGAACATGGGCAAATTTGA
- the rpmB gene encoding 50S ribosomal protein L28, translating to MARVCQVTGKGPMVGNNVSHANNKTKRRFLPNLQNRRFFVESENRWVSLRLSNAGLRVVDKIGIDAVLADLRARGEKV from the coding sequence ATGGCGCGTGTATGCCAAGTTACTGGGAAGGGGCCAATGGTTGGCAACAATGTTTCCCATGCAAACAACAAAACTAAACGTCGCTTTTTGCCTAACCTGCAAAACCGTCGCTTTTTCGTAGAATCTGAGAATCGCTGGGTTTCCTTGCGTTTGTCTAACGCAGGTTTGCGTGTAGTTGACAAAATCGGTATCGATGCCGTTTTGGCCGACTTACGTGCTCGCGGCGAAAAAGTTTAA